One genomic window of Medicago truncatula cultivar Jemalong A17 chromosome 1, MtrunA17r5.0-ANR, whole genome shotgun sequence includes the following:
- the LOC25485324 gene encoding uncharacterized protein: protein MSSIGQTMLMALTVTVNKYASSNVQAVHNRKQANPTLRSTNLEFGRRGLVLSTVIAATATQDPESRTLLLQKYLKKTEENKEKNDKERVDSYYKRNYKDYFEFVEGGLQGKEEGKLSEAEKGILDWLKANK, encoded by the exons ATGAGTTCTATAGGGCAAACCATGTTAATGGCACTAACAGTTACGGTAAACAAGTATGCATCATCCAATGTACAAGCAGTTCATAATAGAAAACAAGCAAACCCAACTTTGAGAAGCACCAACTTGGAATTTGGAAGGAGAGGACTCGTCTTATCCACTGTTATCGCCGCAACCGCAACTCAAGACCCTGAGTCAAGGACATTGCTTCTTCAAA AATATTTGAAGAAAACAGAGGAAAACAAGGAGAAAAATGACAAAGAG AGGGTTGATAGTTATTACAAGCGTAATTACAAGGATTACTTTGAGTTCGTAGAAGGGGGTTTGCAAGGAAAGGAGGAGGGGAAGCTTTCAGAAGCAGAAAAGGGTATCCTTGATTGGCTTAAAGCTAACAAGTGA
- the LOC25485325 gene encoding protein SOB FIVE-LIKE 5 isoform X2, with protein MNMSAFDSECSSGCESGWTLYLEHSYEDTRFIGGTEGYYGNQHKDKRVTNEYSEEGVEDLSMVSDASSGPPHLPYDDDVYFNEKDNVVKKHKKGTKKQKVRENKQHAIAVEDQQHLPSFLHDTASSHVFDFSTNNVVGTNQQNYVGNMVDYSQGFSATNNYFEGKSSYQEEKFGFLQPPLSKNDLQGNNWYGGKNQFY; from the exons atgaaCATGAGTGCATTTGATTCTGAATGTAGTAGTGGATGTGAGTCAGGTTGGACTCTATACCTTGAACATTCTTATGAAGACACTAGATTCATAGGTGGAACTGAAGGGTACTATGGAAACCAACACAAAGACAAAAGAGTCACAAATGAGTATTCTGAAGAAGGGGTGGAAGATTTGTCTATGGTTTCTGATGCTTCTTCTGGTCCTCCACATCTTCCATATGATGACGATGTTTACTTCAATGAGAAAGACAATGTAgtgaaaaaacacaagaaaggtACAAAGAAACAGAAAGTTAGAGAAAATAAACAACATGCTATTGCTGTTGAAGATCAACAACACCTTCCTTCTTTTCTTCATGACACTGCTAGCTCTCATGTCTTTGACTTTTCAACT AACAATGTTGTTGGGACAAACCAACAAAATTATGTAGGAAATATGGTAGATTATTCACAAGGTTTTTCAGCaactaataattattttgag GGAAAATCATCATACCAAGAAGAAAAATTCGGTTTTTTACAACCACCTCTCTCAAAAAATGATCTTCAAGGCAACAa CTGGTATGGAGGAAAAAATCAGTTCTATTAA
- the LOC25485325 gene encoding protein SOB FIVE-LIKE 5 isoform X1, translating to MNMSAFDSECSSGCESGWTLYLEHSYEDTRFIGGTEGYYGNQHKDKRVTNEYSEEGVEDLSMVSDASSGPPHLPYDDDVYFNEKDNVVKKHKKGTKKQKVRENKQHAIAVEDQQHLPSFLHDTASSHVFDFSTNNVVGTNQQNYVGNMVDYSQGFSATNNYFEGKSSYQEEKFGFLQPPLSKNDLQGNNSWYGGKNQFY from the exons atgaaCATGAGTGCATTTGATTCTGAATGTAGTAGTGGATGTGAGTCAGGTTGGACTCTATACCTTGAACATTCTTATGAAGACACTAGATTCATAGGTGGAACTGAAGGGTACTATGGAAACCAACACAAAGACAAAAGAGTCACAAATGAGTATTCTGAAGAAGGGGTGGAAGATTTGTCTATGGTTTCTGATGCTTCTTCTGGTCCTCCACATCTTCCATATGATGACGATGTTTACTTCAATGAGAAAGACAATGTAgtgaaaaaacacaagaaaggtACAAAGAAACAGAAAGTTAGAGAAAATAAACAACATGCTATTGCTGTTGAAGATCAACAACACCTTCCTTCTTTTCTTCATGACACTGCTAGCTCTCATGTCTTTGACTTTTCAACT AACAATGTTGTTGGGACAAACCAACAAAATTATGTAGGAAATATGGTAGATTATTCACAAGGTTTTTCAGCaactaataattattttgag GGAAAATCATCATACCAAGAAGAAAAATTCGGTTTTTTACAACCACCTCTCTCAAAAAATGATCTTCAAGGCAACAa CAGCTGGTATGGAGGAAAAAATCAGTTCTATTAA
- the LOC25485322 gene encoding magnesium transporter MRS2-3 has product MASDERVVRRQIGRKGSMARTWLLMGSEGQRQMVEASRQLIMQRTGLTARDFRILDPMLSYSSTIVGRDRAIVLNLEQIKAIITAHEVLLLNSRDPSVIPFVDELHAQILHHHTTVTDHPQPQGLDGKDKGEMRQDSSRKKILPFEFVVLEACLEAVISSLENEANILELEALPALDKLTSKISTLNLERVRHIKSRLVALTARVQRVRDELENLLDDDGDMAELYLTDKLAQKKFENSSTFSSMNNNGDDMMMNRVLQPNIVDRTGHEISLERGGDSTCDHGDYENVVGEEISGTQAGTVYSGVTNVSELEMLLGAYFVQIGGTVNKISALSDYVEDTEDYINITLDDNQNRILQTGVQIGTASVILNCFVAVTGVFGMNIHIQLFDDGGMKEFLGTIFGCTGACVILYFLAMLWYKKMRMLE; this is encoded by the exons ATGGCGAGTGACGAGAGGGTAGTGAGGCGACAGATTGGTAGGAAAGGAAGTATGGCGAGAACATGGCTGCTGATGGGCAGTGAGGGGCAGAGACAGATGGTGGAGGCAAGTAGGCAGTTGATAATGCAGAGGACAGGGCTGACTGCTAGGGACTTTAGGATTCTTGATCCTATGTTGTCATACTCTTCCACAATCGTGGGGCGTGACAGAGCAATTGTCTTAAACTTGGAACAAATTAAGGCTATCATCACTGCACATGAGGTTCTTTTGCTCAATTCTAGAGACCCTTCTGTTATCCCTTTTGTTGATGAACTTCATGCACAAATTCTTCATCATCACACTACTGTTACTGATCATCCTCAACCTCAG GGTCTAGATGGGAAGGATAAGGGTGAAATGAGGCAAGATAGCAGCAGGAAGAAGATTCTTCCGTTTGAGTTTGTTGTGTTGGAGGCATGCCTCGAAGCTGTTATTAGTTCCTTAGAAAATGAG GCAAATATTTTGGAATTGGAGGCTCTCCCCGCTTTAGATAAGTTGACTTCAAAGATTAGTACTCTTAATTTGGAACGTGTTCGTCATATTAAGAGTCGATTAGTTGCCTTAACTGCTCGTGTTCAAAGG GTAAGAGATGAATTAGAAAACTTGTTGGATGATGATGGAGATATGGCTGAGCTATATTTGACAGATAAGTTGGCTCAAAAGAAGTTTGAAAATTCTTCTACTTTTTCATCCATGAATAATAACGGGGATGACATGATGATGAACCGGGTTCTTCAACCAAATATAGTTGACAg GACTGGTCACGAAATATCATTGGAACGAGGTGGAGATTCTACATGTGATCATGGAGATTATGAAAatgttgttggtgaagaaaTCTCTGGGACACAAGCTGGTACTGTCTATAGTGGCGTAACCAATGTTTCTGAGCTTGAGATGCTGTTGGGAGCATACTTTGTGCAAATTGGAGGCACAGTCAACAAAATATCTGCG CTGAGTGACTATGTTGAAGACACAGAGGACTACATAAACATTACATTGGATGATAATCAGAACCGTATTCTGCAAACTGGAGTTCAGATAGGCACAGCAAGTGTGATTCTGAATTGCTTTGTTGCTGTGACAGGTGTTTTTGGTATGAATATTCACATTCAACTATTTGATGATGGTGGAATGAAAGAATTCCTTGGAACTATTTTTGGATGCACTGGTGCTTGTGTCATCTTATACTTCCTTGCCATGCTTTGGTACAAGAAAATGCGCATGTTGGAATAG
- the LOC25485320 gene encoding ribosomal RNA small subunit methyltransferase E isoform X1 yields MLQTLVVPARFRFANRISLRRSLSRIRSFNSDYGDQSRGGLPRFYSEILPPSKGNVIRVKGDEFWHMTKVLRLSTNARVQLFNGKGGLVEGCIQNIDRTGLDFIALTDLKLVPPQNFQLHVFSGFGTLKGGRADWLVEKCTELGASSVTPLLTERSPSISENRVDRLERVILAASKQCQRLHEMILKPPVEIGDILHLIAQSKLSLVATAEATPVLNALTSPEKETSGLIVVGPEGDFTEKEVNMMMEAGAKAVSLGPHRLRVETATIALLTTVMLWSDSKQISVS; encoded by the exons ATGTTGCAAACCCTAGTAGTTCCCGCAAGGTTTCGCTTCGCAAATCGAATATCTCTCCGTCGAAGCTTGAGCAGAATTCGTTCATTCAATTCCGATTATGGAGATCAGTCTCGTGGTGGGCTCCCTCGATTCTACTCTGAAATTCTTCCTCCTTCAAAG GGTAATGTTATTCGTGTTAAAGGCGATGAATTCTGGCACATGACTAAAGTATTGAGGCTCTCCACCAATGCTAg GGTACAACTCTTCAATGGAAAAGGAGGTTTGGTAGAAGGATGCATACAGAACATTGACCGCACTGGACTTGATTTTATTGCATTGACTGATCTGAAGTTAGTGCCTccacaaaattttcaattgcATGTATTTTCTGGTTTTG GTACTCTGAAGGGTGGGCGCGCTGACTGGCTTGTAGAGAAGTGTACA GAACTTGGAGCCAGTAGTGTTACTCCGCTATTGACTGAACGTTCTCCGTCAATCTCAGAAAATCGGGTGGACAGACTGGAACGTGTCATTTTAGCGGCATCTAAACAAT GTCAAAGACTGCATGAAATGATCCTGAAACCTCCTGTAGAGATTGGTGATATTTTGCATCTT ATTGCGCAATCAAAGCTATCTCTTGTTGCAACAGCAGAAGCAACTCCTGTTCTTAATGCATTGACGTCACCAGAAAAGGAAACTAGTGGCTTAATCGTAGTCGGGCCAGAGGGCG ATTTCACTGAGAAAGAAGTGAATATGATGATGGAAGCAGGTGCTAAAGCTGTTAGTCTTGGACCTCATCGTCTTCGGGTTGAAACTGCCACGATAGCACTTCTGACTACTGTTATGTTATGGTCCGACTCTAAGCAAATTTCTGTCTCTTGA
- the LOC25485326 gene encoding nucleobase-ascorbate transporter 4 produces the protein MAAGESGKVDHFQPHPVKEQLTVDCCVRSSPSWPEGIFLGFQHYLVMLGTIVIVSTILVPLMGGGNVEKAEMIQTLLFVAGINTLLQTWLGTRLPVVIGASFAFIIPAISVAFSSRMSVFLNPRQRFKQSMRAIQGALLIASFVQGMIGFFGFWGIFGRFFSPLSAVPLVTLTGLGLFVIGFPRLADCVEIGLPALVILVILSQYIPQKIKSRGVDRFAIIVTIGIAWAFAEILTAAGVYNKRPLSTQFSCRTDRSGLITAAPWIRVPYPFQWGSPTFNVGDIFAMIAASLVAIVESTGTFIAASRFGGATHIPPSVLSRGVGWLGIGTLLNAMFGAATGSTASVQNAGLLGLTRVGSRRVIQMSAGFMLFFSIFGKFGAVIAAIPLPIVAAVYCVLFAYVASAGLGFLQFCNLNSYRSMFIVGFSLFIGLSVPQYFLEYLTLSGHGPAHTGSTSFNNIVQVIFSSPATVAIIVAYFLDATMSREHASTHRDSGRHWWEKFRTFNQDIRSDEFYGLPMNLNRFFPSA, from the exons ATGGCAGCTGGTGAAAGTGGTAAAGTTGATCATTTTCAACCTCATCCTGTCAAAGAACAACTTACTGTTGATTGCTGTGTTAGGAGCTCACCTTCATGGC CTGAAGGGATTTTTCTTGGGTTTCAACACTACCTTGTAATGCTTGGAACCATTGTCATTGTTTCCACTATTCTTGTTCCTTTGATGGGTGGTGGCAAT GTGGAAAAAGCTGAAATGATTCAAACACTGCTTTTTGTTGCTGGAATCAACACTCTGTTGCAGACATGGCTTGGAACTAGGCTCCCAGTGGTTATAGGAGCATCTTTTGCTTTCATTATTCCAGCTATTTCTGTGGCATTCTCTTCCAGAATGAGTGTATTCCTTAATCCTCGTCAG AGGTTTAAGCAATCCATGAGAGCTATTCAAGGGGCATTGCTTATTGCTTCTTTTGTTCAAGGAATGATTGGATTTTTTGGATTCTGGGGAATTTTTGGAAG GTTTTTCAGCCCTCTCAGTGCTGTTCCCCTTGTAACTCTAACTGGTCTAGGACTCTTTGTGATAGGCTTTCCAAGG TTGGCAGATTGTGTTGAGATTGGTCTTCCTGCATTGGTTATTCTGGTCATCCTCTCTCAG TATATTCCACAGAAGATTAAATCAAGAGGAGTCGACCGATTTGCAATCATAGTCACGATTGGAATTGCATGGGCATTTGCTGAAATTTTGACTGCGGCTGGTGTATATAACAAAAGACCATTAAGTACTCAATTCAGTTGCCGTACTGACCGATCTGGGTTAATTACTGCTGCTCCTTG GATAAGAGTTCCATATCCATTTCAATGGGGGAGCCCTACTTTCAATGTCGGTGATATTTTTGCAATGATTGCTGCTTCTCTTGTTGCAATTGTAGAg TCAACTGGGACATTCATCGCTGCATCAAGATTTGGTGGTGCAACACATATTCCACCTTCTGTACTTAGCCGTGGTGTTGGCTGGCTG GGTATAGGCACTCTTCTGAATGCCATGTTTGGCGCAGCAACTGGATCCACCGCATCAGT TCAAAATGCAGGACTGTTGGGTCTAACACGTGTTGGGAGTCGTAGAGTCATTCAAATGTCAGCTGGATTCATGCTTTTCTTCTCTATATTTG GTAAATTTGGAGCAGTGATTGCTGCAATACCATTGCCAATAGTAGCAGCCGTGTATTGTGTTCTCTTTGCCTATGTCG CTTCAGCTGGACTTGGTTTTCTTCAGTTTTGCAATCTAAACAGCTACAGATCAATGTTCATTGTCGGCTTTTCTCTCTTCATAGGTCTATCTGTTCCACAATATTTCCTCGAATATCTCACACTATCTGGACATGGCCCTGCTCATACTGGATCCACTTCG TTCAACAATATAGTGCAAGTGATTTTCTCATCTCCAGCAACTGTGGCAATTATAGTTGCTTACTTCTTGGATGCCACTATGAGTCGTGAACACGCCTCAACTCACCGTGACAGTGGGAGACACTGGTGGGAAAAATTCAGGACCTTCAATCAGGATATCAGAAGTGATGAGTTCTATGGATTGCCTATGAATCTGAACAGATTTTTCCCTTCAGCATAA
- the LOC25485323 gene encoding agamous-like MADS-box protein AGL62: MSSGRKSRGRQKIEIKKMSNESHLQVTFSKRRSGLFKKASELCTLCGADVALVVYSPGEKVFSFGHPNVDTVIDRYLSRVSSQNNGTMQFIEAHRSANVRELNTQLTQINHLLDIEKKRAEELSHLCKSVETQFWWDGPVDGMNRVQLELFKNDLEELKKLVAHHADRLVIQSAPTQTLPLFF; encoded by the coding sequence ATGTCGAGTGGAAGGAAAAGCCGAGGTCGCCAAAAGATtgagattaaaaaaatgagCAACGAGAGCCACTTGCAAGTGACTTTCTCGAAGCGCCGTAGTGGTCTCTTCAAGAAAGCCAGTGAGCTTTGCACCCTCTGCGGTGCAGATGTTGCTCTCGTTGTTTACTCACCTGGGGAGAAGGTATTTTCATTTGGCCACCCCAATGTTGATACAGTCATAGATCGTTATCTCTCTCGAGTCTCATCCCAAAACAATGGTACCATGCAATTCATTGAGGCTCACCGTAGTGCCAACGTGCGTGAGCTTAATACTCAGCTAACTCAGATCAACCACCTATTGGACATTGAGAAGAAACGTGCTGAAGAGTTGAGCCACTTGTGTAAGTCGGTCGAGACTCAATTTTGGTGGGATGGTCCCGTTGATGGGATGAACAGGGTCCAACTTGAATTATTCAAGAATGATTTGGAGGAGCTTAAGAAACTTGTTGCACATCATGCTGATAGGCTTGTAATCCAGAGTGCTCCTACTCAAAcccttcctctttttttttga
- the LOC25485320 gene encoding ribosomal RNA small subunit methyltransferase E isoform X2: MLQTLVVPARFRFANRISLRRSLSRIRSFNSDYGDQSRGGLPRFYSEILPPSKGNVIRVKGDEFWHMTKVLRLSTNARVQLFNGKGGLVEGCIQNIDRTGLDFIALTDLKLVPPQNFQLHVFSGFGTLKGGRADWLVEKCTELGASSVTPLLTERSPSISENRVDRLERVILAASKQCQRLHEMILKPPVEIGDILHLIAQSKLSLVATAEATPVLNALTSPEKETSGLIVVGPEGDFTEKEVNMMMEAGAKAVSLGPHRLRVETATIALLTTVMLWLDH; this comes from the exons ATGTTGCAAACCCTAGTAGTTCCCGCAAGGTTTCGCTTCGCAAATCGAATATCTCTCCGTCGAAGCTTGAGCAGAATTCGTTCATTCAATTCCGATTATGGAGATCAGTCTCGTGGTGGGCTCCCTCGATTCTACTCTGAAATTCTTCCTCCTTCAAAG GGTAATGTTATTCGTGTTAAAGGCGATGAATTCTGGCACATGACTAAAGTATTGAGGCTCTCCACCAATGCTAg GGTACAACTCTTCAATGGAAAAGGAGGTTTGGTAGAAGGATGCATACAGAACATTGACCGCACTGGACTTGATTTTATTGCATTGACTGATCTGAAGTTAGTGCCTccacaaaattttcaattgcATGTATTTTCTGGTTTTG GTACTCTGAAGGGTGGGCGCGCTGACTGGCTTGTAGAGAAGTGTACA GAACTTGGAGCCAGTAGTGTTACTCCGCTATTGACTGAACGTTCTCCGTCAATCTCAGAAAATCGGGTGGACAGACTGGAACGTGTCATTTTAGCGGCATCTAAACAAT GTCAAAGACTGCATGAAATGATCCTGAAACCTCCTGTAGAGATTGGTGATATTTTGCATCTT ATTGCGCAATCAAAGCTATCTCTTGTTGCAACAGCAGAAGCAACTCCTGTTCTTAATGCATTGACGTCACCAGAAAAGGAAACTAGTGGCTTAATCGTAGTCGGGCCAGAGGGCG ATTTCACTGAGAAAGAAGTGAATATGATGATGGAAGCAGGTGCTAAAGCTGTTAGTCTTGGACCTCATCGTCTTCGGGTTGAAACTGCCACGATAGCACTTCTGACTACTGTTATGTTATG GTTGGACCATTGA